From the genome of Ectobacillus sp. JY-23, one region includes:
- a CDS encoding metal ABC transporter ATP-binding protein has protein sequence MEPIKVENVTVAYHTKPVLQDINFSVPAGKLIGIIGPNGAGKSTLIKAILGLIPRASGEVAVYGKPYKEQRKLIGYVPQRGSVDWDFPTNALDVVLMGRYGHIGWLKRPSKADKEFALACLKKVGMEQYATRQISQLSGGQQQRVFLARALAQDASVYFMDEPFVGVDAATEKAIIALLNELKIQGKTVLVVHHDLQTVEEYFDWVMLLNMKTIAIGPTEDVFTTENLQKTYGGRLAFLHTAPPGGQ, from the coding sequence GTGGAACCCATTAAGGTAGAAAATGTTACAGTCGCGTATCATACTAAGCCTGTGCTTCAAGATATTAACTTCTCAGTACCGGCTGGAAAGCTAATTGGAATTATCGGTCCAAACGGTGCCGGTAAATCCACATTGATTAAAGCAATTTTAGGCTTAATACCACGCGCTTCGGGCGAGGTTGCTGTTTATGGAAAACCATACAAAGAGCAAAGAAAGTTAATTGGTTATGTGCCGCAAAGGGGTTCTGTAGATTGGGATTTTCCAACAAATGCACTTGATGTGGTGTTGATGGGACGATACGGCCATATTGGCTGGTTGAAGCGTCCTAGTAAGGCGGATAAAGAATTTGCTTTAGCCTGTTTGAAAAAGGTAGGAATGGAGCAATATGCGACGAGACAAATTAGTCAGCTTTCAGGGGGACAGCAACAACGCGTATTTTTAGCAAGAGCTCTTGCACAAGATGCCAGCGTGTATTTTATGGATGAACCGTTTGTAGGAGTTGATGCTGCAACAGAAAAGGCTATTATTGCGCTGCTGAACGAATTAAAAATACAGGGTAAGACTGTTCTCGTCGTACATCATGATTTGCAAACCGTTGAAGAATACTTTGATTGGGTGATGTTGTTAAATATGAAAACAATCGCTATTGGGCCAACAGAAGATGTGTTTACAACAGAAAACCTTCAAAAAACGTATGGTGGTCGATTGGCGTTTTTACACACTGCTCCTCCGGGAGGGCAGTAA
- a CDS encoding metal ABC transporter solute-binding protein, Zn/Mn family produces the protein MLKKICILVTTMMLVCFGVACTQETANQSNGKLQITTTTGQIADITEQIGQEKVVVTPLMGAGVDPHLYQASQGDIQKLRKADIIFYNGLHLEGKMGDVLEKMEKDKPTVAVTSSMPKNELISSSGDANAYDPHVWFDISLWQHAVAVVRDTLIKQDPDNKVFYEENATVYLKQLDELQVYAQQRIAEIPEKSRVLITAHDAFHYFGAAYKIEVKGLQGLSTDSEYGLKDVQALIDTIVDRNIKAVFIETSISDKSIKAVVEGAKKKGHTVVVGGELFSDAMGKKGTNTGTYIGMYKHNVDTIVEALK, from the coding sequence ATGTTAAAGAAGATATGTATACTAGTAACTACTATGATGTTGGTTTGTTTTGGAGTTGCTTGCACTCAAGAAACTGCAAATCAATCAAATGGGAAGTTACAAATTACGACGACAACAGGCCAAATTGCTGACATTACTGAGCAAATCGGTCAAGAAAAAGTTGTAGTAACACCTCTTATGGGAGCTGGGGTAGATCCTCATCTGTATCAAGCTTCACAAGGGGATATCCAAAAACTCAGGAAAGCGGATATTATTTTTTATAACGGCTTACATTTGGAAGGTAAAATGGGTGATGTTTTAGAAAAGATGGAAAAAGATAAGCCAACCGTTGCTGTTACATCATCAATGCCTAAAAACGAACTTATTTCTAGTTCGGGGGATGCTAATGCATATGACCCGCATGTTTGGTTTGATATTTCTCTTTGGCAGCATGCGGTTGCAGTGGTTCGCGATACTTTGATAAAGCAAGATCCAGACAATAAAGTATTTTATGAAGAAAACGCTACAGTTTATTTGAAACAATTAGATGAACTACAAGTATATGCACAGCAACGAATCGCTGAAATCCCTGAAAAAAGCCGTGTGCTTATTACTGCTCATGATGCGTTTCATTATTTCGGAGCAGCTTACAAGATAGAGGTAAAAGGTTTGCAGGGCCTCAGCACGGATTCGGAGTATGGTCTTAAAGATGTGCAAGCTTTGATAGACACCATTGTAGATCGTAATATTAAGGCCGTATTTATTGAAACAAGTATATCCGATAAATCTATTAAAGCAGTGGTTGAAGGAGCTAAAAAGAAAGGTCACACAGTTGTTGTCGGGGGAGAATTATTCTCAGATGCAATGGGTAAAAAAGGAACTAACACAGGCACGTACATTGGTATGTATAAACATAATGTTGACACCATTGTTGAAGCGTTGAAATAA
- a CDS encoding metal ABC transporter permease, protein MSYEAWILLTGALVGICCGMVGCFLVLRKMAMLADAISHTVLLGIVGAYLVSQSMEGIYMLIGAVLVGMLTAFFVQLLNESGVQADAAIGVVFTSLFAVGVILLSVFAGRIHLDADHALMGEITFIPWDVLVINGMELGPKAVWILGFVLLINVVLITLLYKEIKISSFDPEMAVAIGIPVVVIHYLLMGMLSLTTVAAFDSVGAILVVAMLIVPAATAYLLTDRLFSMLIISAGVGVLSAIIGYFVAYQINASIAGAMATASGFLFCLAFFFSPKHGLIAKWLLRKKIGTTTQKS, encoded by the coding sequence ATGAGCTATGAAGCCTGGATTTTATTGACAGGTGCACTTGTTGGTATTTGCTGTGGCATGGTCGGCTGCTTTCTTGTTTTGCGTAAAATGGCTATGTTAGCGGATGCCATCAGTCACACTGTTTTGCTTGGGATTGTAGGAGCGTATCTAGTGAGTCAAAGTATGGAAGGTATCTATATGCTAATCGGAGCTGTACTTGTAGGCATGCTCACGGCTTTCTTTGTGCAACTCTTAAACGAAAGCGGTGTGCAAGCGGATGCGGCGATTGGGGTAGTTTTCACGTCCTTGTTCGCGGTTGGAGTCATCTTACTTTCTGTATTTGCAGGTCGCATCCACTTAGATGCGGATCATGCCTTAATGGGAGAAATTACGTTTATTCCTTGGGATGTTCTTGTCATTAACGGTATGGAGCTAGGGCCGAAAGCAGTATGGATTCTAGGGTTTGTTCTTTTGATTAATGTTGTGTTAATTACGTTACTTTATAAAGAAATTAAAATATCATCGTTTGATCCGGAAATGGCTGTAGCCATAGGAATTCCTGTCGTAGTTATTCATTATTTGCTGATGGGAATGTTATCACTGACAACGGTAGCTGCATTTGATAGTGTGGGTGCTATTCTTGTAGTGGCTATGCTGATTGTACCGGCTGCAACGGCATATTTACTCACAGATCGCTTATTTTCGATGTTAATTATTAGTGCGGGTGTAGGCGTACTGTCAGCGATTATCGGTTACTTTGTAGCTTATCAAATCAATGCTTCCATTGCCGGTGCAATGGCCACAGCGTCAGGCTTCTTATTTTGCTTAGCGTTCTTTTTCTCACCAAAGCATGGATTGATTGCTAAATGGCTTTTACGTAAGAAAATAGGAACGACTACACAGAAATCATAA
- a CDS encoding metal ABC transporter permease encodes MGFGILLDANTQWVLMGTLLLGLASGVLGSFALLKKQSLIGDAMAHAALPGICIAFLLHGSKSIGWFLVGAALAGLAATYCIQSIIRYSRIKEDTAIGLVLSVFFGFGIVLLTYINQGQGGNQSGLTDFIFGKAASLVGSDVRIISGIALLLLVGSILLFKEMKILTFDPQFAKGIGLPVGVLNGILMSGIVAAVVIGLQAVGVILMSAMLITPAIAARYWTERLEYMVLISGAIGAISGVCGTILSTLANGMPTGPLIIVAATLLFLFSLICAPRRGLLSKYIRERKTRRRVEREHVLEAMYDILERRVSSGKYVKSIKLDEIIACKPMNTNVVHRVLSQLRKEKHVYIHHSALRLTPAGLEEAYDVTLRNRLMEIYLANESLYDHINIREDDILHVSEDVLVELIKMLKLHDKEPLIIPRSDKRHKAGYRAGWEGNK; translated from the coding sequence ATGGGATTTGGAATTTTACTGGATGCCAATACACAATGGGTGCTAATGGGAACCTTACTATTAGGGCTGGCAAGTGGTGTTCTTGGAAGTTTTGCGCTTTTGAAAAAACAAAGTTTAATAGGGGATGCTATGGCTCATGCCGCTCTACCTGGCATTTGTATCGCATTTTTGTTACATGGTTCCAAGTCAATCGGCTGGTTCTTAGTCGGTGCGGCACTAGCAGGGCTAGCAGCAACTTATTGTATCCAAAGTATTATTCGCTACTCACGAATCAAAGAAGATACGGCCATCGGCTTGGTTCTTTCTGTATTTTTTGGATTTGGCATTGTATTGCTGACCTACATCAATCAAGGTCAGGGTGGCAATCAGAGCGGGTTGACGGATTTTATTTTCGGAAAGGCTGCTTCCTTAGTAGGAAGTGACGTAAGGATTATCAGTGGCATTGCATTGTTGCTTTTAGTAGGAAGCATACTTCTCTTTAAAGAAATGAAGATACTAACCTTTGATCCGCAGTTTGCGAAAGGAATCGGGCTACCGGTTGGCGTATTAAATGGTATTTTAATGAGCGGTATTGTAGCTGCAGTTGTGATAGGTTTGCAGGCAGTGGGAGTTATTTTAATGTCAGCTATGCTTATTACACCGGCTATTGCAGCACGGTATTGGACGGAACGCCTTGAATATATGGTTCTCATTTCCGGGGCAATTGGGGCTATTTCCGGTGTATGCGGAACTATTTTAAGCACGTTAGCAAATGGCATGCCAACAGGTCCACTGATTATCGTAGCAGCTACATTGCTGTTTCTATTTTCGCTCATATGTGCACCTAGAAGAGGGTTGCTCAGCAAGTATATACGTGAACGAAAAACAAGACGGCGTGTAGAACGAGAACATGTGCTGGAGGCGATGTATGATATATTGGAACGCCGTGTTTCCAGTGGAAAATATGTGAAAAGCATCAAGTTAGATGAAATTATTGCATGTAAGCCTATGAATACTAATGTGGTTCATCGGGTGTTATCCCAACTTAGAAAAGAAAAGCATGTGTACATCCATCACAGTGCGCTGAGGTTGACGCCAGCGGGACTAGAGGAAGCTTATGATGTTACGCTTCGTAATCGCTTGATGGAAATCTACCTGGCCAACGAGTCTTTGTATGATCATATCAATATCAGAGAAGATGATATATTGCATGTGTCAGAAGATGTTCTTGTGGAACTGATAAAGATGTTAAAATTACATGATAAGGAGCCGCTCATTATTCCCCGAAGTGATAAAAGGCACAAAGCCGGATATAGAGCCGGATGGGAGGGGAACAAATGA